A region of the bacterium HR11 genome:
GGTAGAGGCGCTCCTCTTGGAAATGGGGGCCGATGACCTGGAGGCCGATGGGCAGGCCCTGGCGGTCCTTCCCGATGGGGACCGAGATGGCCGGGAGGCCGGCCAGGGAGGCCGGCACCGTGTAGATGTCCGACAGGTACATCTTGAGGGGGTCGTCCAGCTTTTCGCCCAGCCGCCAGGCCGTCGAAGGGCTCGTCGGCGTCAGGACCAGGTCCACGGTCTCGAAGGCCCGGGCGAAGTCCTGGGCGATGAGCGTCCGGGCCCGAGCGGCCGTGAGATAGTAAGCGTCATAGTAGCCGGCGCTCAGGGCAAAGGTCCCCAGCATGATACGGCGCTTGACCTCGGGGCCAAAGCCATCGGCCCGGGTTCGGGCGTACATCTCCCGAAAGGTCCGGGCGGCGGCCCGGCGGCCGTACCGCACGCCGTCGTAGCGGGCCAGGTTGCTACTGGCCTCGGACGTGCAGATGACATAGTAGGTCGCGATGGCATACGGCGAGTGAGGCAGTGAGATTTCGAGGACCTCACAGCCCTCCCGGGCGAGTTCCTCGACGAGCGTCCGGATGGCCGTCCGGGTGTCTTCGTCGAGGCCCTCGGCGAAGGCCTCCCGGGGGAGGCCCAGACGCCACCGTCGATGGGACTCCCACCGCCGGACGGCGTCCAGGGAAAAGACCGGTACGTCGGCCGTCGTCTGGTCCATCTCGTCATACCCGGCGATGACGTGCAGGACGACGGCGTTGTCCCACACCCGGCGGGTAATGACGCCGATGACGTCCAGCGACGAGGCGAAGGCCACCAGGCCGTATCGGGAGACCCGCCCGTAGGTCGGCTTCATGCCGACGACGCCGCACAGGGCCGCCGGCTGACGGACCGAGCCACCCGTATCCGAGCCCAGGGCCGCCGGGACCATCCCGGCCGCCACGGCCGCCGCCGAGCCGCCCGACGAACCGCCCGGCACCCGGGTCAGGTCCCACGGATTCCGGGTCGGAAAGTACCCCGAATTCTCCGTCGACGACCCCATCGCAAACTCGTCCATGTTCGTCTTACCGAAATAGCTGTAGC
Encoded here:
- the gatA gene encoding Glutamyl-tRNA(Gln) amidotransferase subunit A, which gives rise to MKIPTEWWTWTVDDFQSAYRRGTLHPQEVVRAFAERTEALDPQVRAFLHWDAETVRDAVRRLPRPSDGWPLLYGIPVAIKDNICTEGYPTTCASRILEGFIAPYDATAVARLKAAGYSYFGKTNMDEFAMGSSTENSGYFPTRNPWDLTRVPGGSSGGSAAAVAAGMVPAALGSDTGGSVRQPAALCGVVGMKPTYGRVSRYGLVAFASSLDVIGVITRRVWDNAVVLHVIAGYDEMDQTTADVPVFSLDAVRRWESHRRWRLGLPREAFAEGLDEDTRTAIRTLVEELAREGCEVLEISLPHSPYAIATYYVICTSEASSNLARYDGVRYGRRAAARTFREMYARTRADGFGPEVKRRIMLGTFALSAGYYDAYYLTAARARTLIAQDFARAFETVDLVLTPTSPSTAWRLGEKLDDPLKMYLSDIYTVPASLAGLPAISVPIGKDRQGLPIGLQVIGPHFQEERLYQFAMWVEQLRPFYREVPPGVDA